A stretch of the Photobacterium toruni genome encodes the following:
- a CDS encoding L-lactate MFS transporter, whose product MFDRAKQILIAGFCINLCIGILFTWSVFKKALVINLGWTNAEASLPYTVAIITFSITLLLAGILQDKFGPKLVLITGIIFAGLGLITSGYVTNPTQLIFTFGILAGGGIGFSYACLSPAAMKWFHPSKRGLVNGLIAAGFGLAGVYLAPLITSLIANYGINYSFNILGVALLCIATPLAFTITNPSENYVPVASVSTKQTEKKVIVPQIEVKWTSMLKTSQFYSIWIMYLCASSTGLMIIGNITSIAAIQANMTDAAHLVVILALFNTFGRVLAGMLCDKIGGLKTLSLSFILSIANMILFPHYSTHISLIIGMAIAGLCYGTLPAVFPSLTAGFYGLKNYGTNYGVVYTAWGVSGFIGPVIAATAVDTTGNYQLAYFYSTIIMAIAFVFSLFIKNPKKQPQPVSNVTQTSTVKVTA is encoded by the coding sequence ATGTTTGACAGAGCAAAACAAATTCTTATTGCTGGTTTTTGTATTAATTTATGTATTGGTATTCTATTTACTTGGAGTGTTTTTAAAAAAGCGCTTGTTATCAATCTTGGTTGGACAAATGCTGAAGCTTCACTTCCATATACCGTTGCTATCATCACATTTTCTATAACTCTTCTTTTAGCTGGTATTCTGCAAGACAAATTTGGTCCTAAGTTAGTATTAATTACTGGCATTATTTTCGCAGGTTTAGGCCTTATCACATCAGGGTATGTAACAAACCCTACACAATTAATCTTTACTTTTGGTATTTTAGCCGGTGGTGGTATTGGCTTTAGTTATGCCTGTTTAAGTCCAGCAGCAATGAAATGGTTCCATCCGTCTAAACGTGGATTAGTCAATGGTCTAATTGCCGCAGGTTTTGGTTTAGCGGGCGTTTATTTAGCACCACTGATCACATCATTAATTGCCAACTATGGTATCAATTATAGCTTCAATATTCTTGGCGTCGCTTTATTATGTATCGCAACACCACTCGCATTTACGATAACTAATCCATCCGAAAATTATGTGCCTGTTGCTTCAGTATCAACAAAACAAACCGAGAAAAAAGTCATTGTTCCACAAATAGAAGTAAAGTGGACATCAATGCTTAAAACATCACAATTTTACAGTATCTGGATTATGTACTTATGTGCGTCTTCAACAGGCTTAATGATCATCGGTAATATTACATCAATTGCAGCAATACAAGCGAACATGACAGACGCTGCCCACCTTGTGGTTATTTTAGCGTTATTTAACACATTTGGTCGTGTTTTAGCCGGTATGCTTTGCGATAAGATTGGCGGCTTAAAAACATTATCATTGTCATTTATACTATCGATTGCCAATATGATCCTATTCCCCCATTACAGCACGCATATTAGCTTAATTATAGGTATGGCAATTGCGGGACTATGTTATGGCACATTACCAGCAGTGTTCCCGTCACTAACCGCTGGTTTTTACGGTCTGAAAAACTATGGCACAAACTATGGTGTAGTTTACACAGCTTGGGGAGTGAGTGGTTTTATTGGTCCAGTTATTGCCGCAACGGCTGTTGATACTACCGGTAACTATCAATTAGCTTATTTCTACTCAACGATTATTATGGCGATCGCATTTGTGTTCTCTCTTTTCATTAAAAATCCAAAGAAGCAGCCACAACCAGTATCGAACGTAACACAAACAAGCACAGTAAAAGTAACAGCGTAA
- a CDS encoding NAD-dependent epimerase/dehydratase family protein — translation MKVSICGCGWLGLPLALSLKSQAIDVWGSKTTIEGVNILQQQGIKGCLLTLPFIERVNSEIEQFLATDVLIIAIPPGRKNLDPHAHIEKVMSLATAAKQVGCQRVIFISTTSVYDSLQGEVLETTPVSPNSASGKLHYALEQQLRQQWQQQLTVLRLSGLIGPRRHPVTFLSGRQQLSGGKQPVNLVHLDDCIHAISAIICQSPSMSVMHLAASTHPCREQYYTEMAIKSQLPLPEFIANDNNMDGKIVNSNQTLTELDMTMQHDDLLLGTPQIALL, via the coding sequence ATGAAAGTCAGTATTTGTGGCTGTGGTTGGTTGGGGTTGCCATTAGCATTATCGCTAAAATCTCAAGCTATTGATGTCTGGGGGTCTAAGACTACGATTGAAGGTGTTAATATTTTACAACAGCAGGGAATTAAGGGCTGTTTATTAACATTACCTTTTATTGAGCGTGTTAATTCAGAAATAGAACAATTTTTAGCAACGGATGTATTGATCATCGCTATCCCGCCTGGCCGTAAAAATCTTGATCCGCACGCTCATATTGAAAAGGTCATGTCGTTAGCAACTGCAGCGAAGCAGGTAGGGTGTCAACGGGTTATTTTTATTAGTACCACCTCTGTATATGATTCATTGCAAGGAGAGGTATTAGAAACAACGCCTGTTAGCCCTAATTCAGCTTCTGGAAAATTACATTACGCATTAGAGCAGCAGTTACGTCAGCAATGGCAACAGCAATTAACAGTGTTACGTTTGTCGGGATTAATTGGGCCACGGCGACATCCAGTAACATTTTTATCTGGTCGTCAACAGCTGAGTGGTGGTAAACAGCCTGTTAATTTAGTGCATTTAGATGATTGTATTCATGCTATCTCTGCCATTATTTGTCAGTCTCCTTCAATGTCGGTTATGCATTTAGCCGCTAGTACACATCCTTGCCGTGAACAATATTATACTGAGATGGCGATTAAATCACAGTTACCACTTCCTGAGTTTATAGCTAATGATAATAATATGGATGGGAAAATAGTAAATTCAAATCAAACGCTTACAGAGTTAGATATGACGATGCAACATGATGATCTGTTACTAGGTACACCGCAAATAGCATTATTATGA
- a CDS encoding MurR/RpiR family transcriptional regulator — translation MNTIEKIQNNLEHFSKSERKVAEVIIASPQTAIHSSIATLAKMADVSEPTVNRFCRRLDTKGFPDFKLHLAQSLANGTPYVNRNVEENDGPDAYTAKIFESTMACLDVAKNSIDPMQINRAVDLLTQAKKISFFGLGASASVAHDAQNKFFRFNIPIVCFDDIVMQRMSVINCSDGDVVVVISHTGRTKSLVEIAQMARENGATVIGITAKHSPLERECSLAICLDVPEDTDIYMPMASRVVQMTVIDVLATGFTLRRGSSFRDNLKRVKDSLKDSRFSKERHLR, via the coding sequence ATGAATACCATAGAAAAAATACAAAATAACTTAGAACACTTCAGCAAATCTGAACGTAAAGTAGCGGAAGTGATTATCGCCTCGCCACAGACAGCTATTCACTCTAGCATCGCAACATTGGCTAAAATGGCAGATGTAAGTGAGCCTACCGTTAACCGTTTTTGTCGTCGACTTGATACCAAAGGCTTCCCTGACTTTAAACTACATTTAGCTCAAAGTTTGGCAAACGGTACCCCTTATGTAAACCGTAATGTTGAAGAAAATGATGGCCCAGATGCTTACACAGCTAAAATATTTGAATCAACAATGGCCTGCTTAGATGTTGCCAAAAATAGTATTGATCCAATGCAAATCAACCGAGCTGTTGATTTATTGACTCAAGCAAAAAAAATATCTTTTTTTGGGTTAGGTGCTTCAGCATCTGTAGCACATGATGCACAAAATAAATTCTTTCGGTTCAATATTCCAATCGTTTGTTTTGATGACATAGTCATGCAGCGTATGAGTGTTATTAATTGTAGCGATGGCGATGTTGTCGTTGTTATTTCACATACAGGCCGCACCAAAAGTCTCGTTGAAATAGCACAAATGGCGCGCGAAAATGGCGCGACAGTTATTGGTATTACCGCAAAACATTCACCGCTAGAACGCGAATGTTCATTAGCAATTTGCCTTGATGTTCCAGAGGACACCGACATTTATATGCCAATGGCAAGTCGAGTTGTACAAATGACAGTCATTGATGTGCTTGCTACTGGCTTTACATTGCGTCGAGGATCAAGTTTTCGCGATAACTTAAAGCGTGTAAAAGACTCACTTAAAGACTCTCGATTTTCTAAAGAGCGCCATCTACGGTAA
- the pyk gene encoding pyruvate kinase yields MSEQLRRTKIVTTLGPATDRDNNLEKIIAAGANVVRMNFSHGSPEDHILRTQQVREIAARLGKHVAILGDLQGPKIRVSTFKDGKIQLSIGDKFTLDSDLPKGEGHQDAVGLDYKELPNDVIKGDVLLLDDGRVQLQVTEVSGNKVHTIVTVAGPLSNNKGINKKGGGLSAAALTEKDKADIITAAAMNVDYLAVSFPRNGADMHYARQLATEAGLTAKLVAKVERAETVATTEAMDDIILASDVVMVARGDLGVEIGDPELVGVQKKLIRRARSLDRTVITATQMMESMITSPMPTRAEVMDVANAVLDGTDAVMLSAETAAGEFPVETVTIMASVCLGAEKEPSINISNHRLDRKFSNPEETIAMATMYAANHMVGIKAIVVMTESGRTPRLMSRISSGLPIFALSRNKTTLNQTALYRGVTPVFFDRDSDAGLDAAKHALNVLKEAGYVQPGDLTIITQGDKMDTVGSTNNMRILTVD; encoded by the coding sequence ATGTCAGAACAACTAAGACGTACCAAAATTGTGACCACCCTCGGACCTGCAACTGATCGCGATAATAACCTAGAAAAAATCATTGCAGCAGGTGCTAACGTGGTTCGCATGAATTTTTCCCATGGTAGTCCTGAAGATCATATTCTTCGCACTCAACAAGTTCGTGAAATAGCGGCACGTTTGGGTAAACATGTGGCTATTTTAGGGGATCTTCAAGGCCCTAAAATTCGTGTATCCACGTTCAAAGATGGAAAAATCCAACTGAGTATTGGCGATAAGTTTACTCTTGATAGTGATTTACCTAAAGGTGAAGGTCATCAAGATGCCGTTGGCTTGGACTATAAAGAACTGCCTAATGATGTTATTAAAGGTGATGTGTTATTACTTGATGATGGCCGTGTTCAACTACAAGTAACAGAAGTCAGTGGTAATAAAGTACATACCATTGTTACCGTTGCTGGTCCGTTATCTAATAATAAAGGTATTAATAAAAAAGGGGGTGGTTTATCCGCAGCAGCATTAACTGAAAAAGACAAGGCCGACATTATTACAGCGGCAGCCATGAATGTTGATTACCTTGCGGTTTCTTTTCCTCGTAATGGTGCAGATATGCATTATGCTCGTCAATTAGCAACGGAAGCGGGACTAACGGCTAAATTAGTAGCAAAAGTAGAACGAGCAGAAACGGTTGCAACCACTGAAGCGATGGATGACATTATTTTAGCCTCTGATGTAGTGATGGTTGCTCGTGGTGATTTAGGGGTTGAAATTGGCGATCCTGAACTTGTTGGCGTACAGAAAAAACTGATCCGTCGCGCTCGTAGTCTTGACCGTACCGTTATTACCGCGACTCAAATGATGGAATCTATGATCACAAGCCCAATGCCCACTCGAGCAGAGGTAATGGACGTTGCTAATGCGGTTTTAGATGGCACTGATGCTGTTATGTTATCAGCAGAAACAGCAGCAGGTGAATTCCCGGTTGAAACGGTCACAATCATGGCCAGTGTTTGTCTTGGTGCCGAGAAAGAGCCTAGCATTAATATCTCTAATCACCGTTTAGATCGTAAATTCTCAAACCCTGAAGAAACCATTGCTATGGCAACTATGTATGCTGCCAATCATATGGTTGGTATTAAAGCAATTGTAGTAATGACAGAATCGGGTCGTACACCACGCTTAATGTCTCGTATTTCATCAGGATTACCTATTTTTGCATTATCCCGAAATAAAACAACCCTCAATCAGACAGCATTATACCGTGGTGTTACACCTGTCTTTTTTGATCGTGATAGTGATGCAGGCTTGGATGCGGCAAAACATGCCCTGAATGTTTTAAAAGAAGCAGGATATGTACAGCCTGGTGATTTAACCATTATTACGCAAGGTGATAAAATGGATACCGTTGGATCGACCAATAATATGCGTATATTAACGGTAGATTAA
- the rimJ gene encoding ribosomal protein S5-alanine N-acetyltransferase: protein MFHSIIHRSSTIVLDDIKIRLVEMRDAEQITAYYQRNRHFLAPWEPLRHEAFFSLAGWQQRLEQIATLHRHEMAFYFVIEHRETNTIIGVINLSNLVKSPFYACHVGYSLDQDYQGKAVMRRALAAVCEWIFVDKHFHRIMAAYMPHNNKSGSVLTAVGFEKEGLAKDYLLINGQWQDHILTSLVNPNWSLPIN, encoded by the coding sequence TTGTTTCATTCAATTATACATCGCTCATCAACTATTGTACTTGATGATATAAAAATTCGCTTGGTTGAAATGCGAGATGCCGAACAAATTACAGCATACTACCAGCGTAATCGCCATTTTCTTGCTCCGTGGGAGCCGTTACGGCACGAGGCTTTTTTTAGTTTAGCGGGTTGGCAACAACGTCTGGAACAAATTGCGACTTTACATCGTCACGAAATGGCTTTTTATTTTGTTATTGAGCATCGTGAAACAAACACTATTATCGGGGTGATTAATCTTAGCAATTTAGTAAAGTCACCTTTTTATGCTTGTCATGTGGGCTATTCATTAGATCAAGATTATCAGGGTAAAGCAGTGATGCGTCGTGCACTAGCGGCAGTGTGTGAGTGGATTTTTGTTGATAAACATTTTCATCGCATTATGGCTGCGTATATGCCTCATAATAATAAAAGTGGCAGTGTATTAACCGCTGTGGGTTTTGAGAAAGAAGGGTTAGCGAAAGATTATTTATTGATCAATGGTCAATGGCAGGATCACATCTTAACATCATTAGTGAATCCCAACTGGTCACTGCCAATCAACTGA
- a CDS encoding methylated-DNA--[protein]-cysteine S-methyltransferase, with product MYYDCIETELGSIMLLADHQGLRQLSIMSPSYSPNEIWQYNPEFMAPFIRQLKEYLIGSRQKFTFPLAPQGTLFQQQIWHAIADVPYGETVTYEQIAANIGNTKATQAIGMAKNVNPIPIVIPCHRVLNSHNSLCGYRYGEDIVALLLALEAGDTILLEAHQND from the coding sequence ATGTATTACGATTGTATTGAAACAGAACTGGGAAGCATTATGTTACTGGCAGATCATCAAGGTCTGCGACAACTGTCGATCATGAGCCCCAGCTATAGCCCTAATGAAATATGGCAATATAACCCCGAGTTTATGGCGCCCTTCATTAGACAACTCAAAGAATACCTCATCGGCTCTAGACAAAAATTCACCTTCCCTCTCGCTCCACAAGGCACCTTGTTTCAACAACAAATATGGCATGCTATTGCTGACGTTCCCTATGGTGAAACCGTCACCTACGAGCAAATAGCTGCAAATATTGGCAATACCAAAGCAACCCAAGCGATCGGTATGGCTAAAAATGTCAACCCTATCCCTATTGTGATCCCCTGCCACCGCGTATTAAATAGTCATAATTCATTATGTGGTTATCGTTATGGCGAAGATATTGTCGCACTACTATTAGCCTTAGAAGCAGGCGATACTATCTTGCTAGAAGCGCATCAGAACGACTGA
- the tyrR gene encoding transcriptional regulator TyrR, with protein sequence MRLQVFCEDRVGMTRELLDILTSQKIDLRGIEIDRIGIIYLNCPEVEFEQFSQLMSQIRQLDGVTDVRKIQFMPSEREHTELSALLQTLPDPFFTINLNGKVDFANQAAEKLMGHHSDDLFNENIHSLLGFNFSRWLDKNQAQKHSEIVVIAGLDYQMDIMPVLVSDDASEPVLVSALILLKSLSEAKMPVVMRGIHGDSGFEHLIGHSSRFKHLLGQAKKLALLDAPLLIQGETGTGKEMLARACHQRSVHRDNPFLVVNCISMPDNAAETELFGCIGSVNEPAKKGIFEQAAGGTVFLYEIGEMSKHLQIKLLRFLQDGTFRRVGEEAEIKVSVRVICSTQKRLLDLVADGVFREDLYYRLNVLALVVPPLRERIADIVPLAELFLAQFAQELYQPKPSLSEELALTLKQYAWPGNIRQLRNVLFRAMTQVEGDEMTAADVQLPENESTAVFSEETLTGSLDAIMKRYESGILSNLYQSYPSTRKLAKRLGVSHTAVANKLREYGLSKRN encoded by the coding sequence ATGAGATTACAGGTATTTTGCGAAGATAGAGTGGGCATGACCCGTGAATTACTGGATATTCTAACCAGCCAAAAAATTGATCTTCGTGGGATTGAAATTGATCGCATTGGTATTATTTATTTAAATTGTCCTGAAGTTGAGTTTGAACAATTTAGTCAATTAATGTCACAAATTCGTCAGTTAGATGGTGTGACAGATGTACGTAAAATACAGTTTATGCCCAGTGAACGTGAACACACTGAGTTATCGGCTTTATTACAGACTTTACCTGATCCATTTTTCACTATTAATTTAAATGGCAAAGTGGATTTTGCAAATCAGGCCGCTGAGAAATTAATGGGTCATCATAGTGATGACTTATTCAATGAAAATATACATTCTTTACTTGGGTTTAATTTTTCCCGCTGGTTAGATAAAAATCAGGCGCAAAAGCACAGTGAGATCGTAGTTATTGCAGGGTTAGATTACCAAATGGATATCATGCCTGTATTGGTAAGTGATGATGCATCTGAGCCTGTACTGGTTAGTGCTTTGATTTTATTGAAGTCACTTTCTGAAGCTAAAATGCCTGTTGTTATGCGTGGTATTCATGGCGACAGTGGCTTTGAGCATTTGATTGGTCATTCATCGCGATTTAAACATTTATTAGGGCAAGCAAAGAAGTTGGCATTACTAGATGCGCCTTTACTTATTCAAGGTGAAACAGGAACGGGTAAAGAGATGTTAGCCCGTGCTTGTCATCAACGTTCAGTGCATCGAGATAACCCGTTTTTAGTGGTTAACTGTATATCGATGCCTGATAATGCAGCAGAAACTGAATTGTTTGGTTGTATTGGAAGTGTTAATGAACCTGCTAAAAAAGGTATTTTTGAGCAAGCCGCTGGTGGTACTGTATTTCTATATGAAATCGGTGAGATGTCAAAACACTTGCAGATTAAATTATTACGTTTTTTACAGGATGGTACTTTCCGTCGAGTAGGTGAAGAAGCCGAAATAAAAGTATCAGTACGGGTAATTTGCTCTACTCAAAAAAGATTATTAGATCTTGTTGCAGATGGAGTGTTCCGTGAAGATCTGTACTATCGACTTAATGTTCTTGCTTTAGTGGTGCCACCATTGCGAGAGCGTATTGCTGATATTGTTCCATTAGCTGAATTATTCTTAGCACAATTTGCTCAAGAGTTATATCAACCCAAACCTTCGTTATCTGAAGAATTAGCTCTAACGCTTAAGCAATATGCTTGGCCGGGGAATATTCGTCAATTGCGTAATGTGTTATTTCGTGCGATGACACAAGTCGAAGGGGACGAAATGACGGCTGCTGATGTGCAATTACCTGAAAATGAATCAACGGCCGTTTTTAGTGAAGAAACGTTAACGGGATCATTAGATGCGATAATGAAGCGTTATGAATCTGGTATTTTGTCTAATTTATATCAGAGTTATCCATCAACCCGTAAATTGGCTAAACGATTAGGCGTTTCTCATACTGCCGTCGCGAATAAACTCCGTGAATACGGTCTTAGCAAACGTAACTGA
- a CDS encoding YcjF family protein, with translation MTEPLKAKIVFDEAQQPLSDQQPDLTVKMHFEQQSEFLPDTVESTEVESEQTLGQILAAKPKRRHRWLKGLIVAGAAMVGWQTVDHVMTAYQTGNWLSLGWSAIVAGIAVAGIGALGRELINLRRLKQRQTERDQAHQLLTADGIGSGKAFCVKLAKLSQISTDNHGYDRWLHALGATHNDREVLALYDQMVVSQQDKLARQLVAKYSSEAALMVALSPLAVADMLLVAWRNFRLIEQVSAVYGIELSYWSRIKLVKLVLANMAFAGASEVVADLGMDMLSMDLAGRMSTRVAQGVGVGLLTGRLGLKAINLMRPLPWMEGEQPKLSEIRRDLLSQLGKQDKS, from the coding sequence ATGACAGAGCCATTAAAAGCAAAAATAGTGTTTGATGAAGCGCAGCAGCCATTAAGTGATCAACAACCCGATTTAACCGTAAAAATGCACTTTGAACAGCAAAGTGAATTTTTACCGGATACTGTTGAAAGTACAGAAGTTGAAAGTGAGCAGACACTTGGACAAATTTTAGCGGCTAAGCCTAAGCGCCGTCACCGTTGGCTCAAAGGACTAATAGTCGCAGGTGCTGCAATGGTTGGCTGGCAGACAGTCGATCATGTAATGACAGCTTATCAAACAGGTAATTGGTTATCATTAGGATGGAGTGCGATTGTTGCTGGTATCGCTGTGGCGGGTATTGGTGCGTTAGGGCGTGAATTAATTAATTTACGTCGTTTAAAACAGCGCCAAACAGAACGAGATCAAGCACATCAGTTATTAACAGCTGATGGCATTGGTTCAGGAAAAGCGTTTTGTGTGAAATTAGCTAAATTAAGCCAAATTTCAACAGATAATCATGGGTATGATCGTTGGCTACACGCACTAGGTGCGACCCATAATGATCGGGAAGTGTTGGCTCTTTATGATCAAATGGTGGTGAGTCAGCAAGATAAGTTAGCACGACAGTTAGTTGCTAAATACTCGAGTGAAGCTGCATTAATGGTCGCTTTGAGCCCATTAGCGGTCGCTGATATGTTGCTTGTTGCTTGGCGTAACTTTCGTTTAATTGAACAGGTTTCTGCGGTATATGGTATTGAACTGAGTTATTGGTCACGGATAAAATTAGTCAAGTTAGTACTTGCTAATATGGCTTTTGCTGGAGCATCTGAAGTGGTGGCTGATTTAGGCATGGATATGCTTTCAATGGATCTTGCTGGGCGAATGTCAACACGAGTAGCACAAGGTGTCGGTGTTGGTTTACTAACAGGTCGATTAGGACTTAAAGCGATTAACCTTATGCGTCCATTACCGTGGATGGAAGGTGAGCAGCCAAAACTAAGTGAAATTCGTCGTGATTTATTAAGTCAATTAGGTAAGCAAGATAAGAGCTAA
- a CDS encoding YcjX family GTP-binding protein: MNRISNEVDKWINRSLDRHVRLAVTGLSRAGKTAFITSLINQLLHVSTNPRLPMFSAVREGYLLGSKRVPQLDMHIPKFGYDEGINALLSSPPAWPQPTCDVSQTRLALRFKPQKGALKLFQDTATLYLDIIDYPGEWLLDLPLLDLDFISWSKQQAQALKGQRLALAQSWLAMGEQFDPFAPADEALIETIAASFTDYLHQCKAEGGLHWVQPGRFVLPGELAGAPVLQFFPMVWTNKYTEQQLATATEDSNFGMLKKRYKYYQQHVVKAFYNDHFSKFDRQIVLVDCLQPLNAGYESFNDMRQALDQLMQSFKYGRSSMLRRLFAPRIDKVLFAATKADHITPEQHPNLVGLLQQLVNEAWQTASFEGISMDCVSLASVQASEPGFVSYQGKQVPALRGTDIEGNAQTFFPGDVPRRLPNQDFWNNNGFDFINLRPLPQQIDEPLPHIRMDKALEYLLGDKLQ, from the coding sequence ATGAATCGAATTAGCAATGAAGTCGATAAATGGATTAACCGCAGCCTTGATCGCCATGTGCGTCTTGCGGTAACAGGCTTATCACGAGCAGGAAAAACGGCCTTTATTACCTCACTGATTAATCAGTTATTACACGTAAGTACCAATCCTCGATTACCTATGTTTTCAGCAGTAAGAGAAGGCTATTTATTGGGTTCAAAACGTGTACCACAATTAGATATGCATATACCTAAATTTGGTTATGATGAGGGAATTAATGCCTTATTATCTTCACCGCCAGCATGGCCTCAGCCAACCTGTGATGTCAGTCAAACGCGATTAGCCTTACGTTTTAAGCCGCAAAAAGGGGCGTTAAAACTGTTTCAAGACACTGCCACCTTGTATCTTGATATTATTGATTATCCTGGTGAATGGTTATTAGATTTACCGCTGCTTGATCTTGATTTTATAAGTTGGTCTAAGCAGCAAGCTCAGGCATTAAAAGGACAACGTTTAGCATTAGCACAGTCATGGTTGGCAATGGGAGAACAGTTTGATCCATTTGCGCCGGCTGATGAGGCATTAATTGAAACGATAGCCGCATCGTTTACGGATTATTTGCATCAATGTAAAGCTGAAGGTGGTTTACATTGGGTTCAACCGGGGCGATTTGTGTTACCGGGAGAGTTAGCTGGCGCACCAGTGTTGCAGTTTTTTCCAATGGTATGGACCAATAAATACACTGAGCAGCAACTAGCCACTGCCACAGAAGACAGCAATTTTGGTATGCTAAAAAAACGCTATAAGTATTACCAACAACATGTTGTGAAGGCTTTTTACAATGATCATTTTTCTAAGTTTGATCGGCAAATTGTATTAGTAGATTGTCTACAGCCATTAAATGCAGGATATGAATCGTTTAATGATATGCGCCAAGCGTTAGATCAACTGATGCAAAGTTTTAAATATGGTCGTAGTTCAATGCTACGTCGACTGTTTGCTCCACGCATTGATAAGGTGTTATTTGCAGCAACAAAAGCGGATCATATTACGCCAGAGCAACATCCAAACTTAGTCGGATTATTACAGCAATTAGTTAATGAAGCATGGCAAACAGCCTCGTTTGAAGGGATTTCCATGGATTGTGTTAGTTTGGCATCGGTTCAAGCTAGTGAACCTGGATTTGTGAGTTATCAAGGTAAACAAGTACCCGCATTACGTGGAACTGATATTGAAGGCAATGCACAAACATTCTTTCCTGGTGATGTGCCGCGACGATTACCCAATCAAGATTTTTGGAATAATAATGGATTTGATTTTATTAACTTACGTCCTTTACCACAGCAAATAGATGAACCTTTACCACATATTCGAATGGATAAAGCATTGGAATATCTATTGGGAGATAAATTGCAATGA
- the pspC gene encoding envelope stress response membrane protein PspC, whose protein sequence is MRKTLYRDPKNGKLGGVCAGLAEYFGVEIWLMRILAVTAFLLGVGFFATVAYIAAWLILDKMPLQRKEQQHQHTEHNVKQKPWQTGQSAQQILHNVEAELTRSEVSIQKMEAYVTSSAFKVDREFNKL, encoded by the coding sequence ATGCGTAAAACATTATACCGAGATCCTAAAAACGGTAAATTAGGTGGTGTTTGTGCAGGTTTAGCTGAATATTTTGGTGTTGAAATTTGGTTGATGCGTATTTTAGCCGTAACTGCTTTTTTATTGGGCGTCGGTTTTTTTGCAACGGTAGCCTATATTGCAGCTTGGTTAATTTTAGATAAGATGCCTTTACAGCGAAAAGAACAACAACATCAACATACGGAACATAATGTTAAGCAAAAGCCGTGGCAAACAGGACAGTCAGCACAACAGATTTTGCATAATGTGGAGGCTGAACTTACACGTAGTGAAGTGAGCATTCAAAAAATGGAAGCTTATGTAACGTCATCAGCCTTTAAAGTTGATCGTGAATTTAATAAACTTTAG
- the pspB gene encoding envelope stress response membrane protein PspB encodes MSMGFISVPLVVFMIVVAPLWLILHYRSKRKSGEGLSGEDHQKLETLVARAEVMQERIVTLERILDAEAPQWRQK; translated from the coding sequence ATGTCGATGGGTTTTATTAGTGTTCCATTAGTGGTGTTTATGATTGTTGTGGCGCCATTGTGGTTAATTCTTCATTACCGCAGTAAGCGTAAATCAGGTGAGGGATTATCTGGAGAGGACCACCAAAAGTTAGAAACCTTAGTGGCGCGCGCAGAGGTAATGCAAGAGCGCATTGTTACGCTTGAGCGAATTCTTGATGCCGAAGCGCCACAATGGAGGCAAAAGTAA